In Streptantibioticus cattleyicolor NRRL 8057 = DSM 46488, a genomic segment contains:
- the tatA gene encoding Sec-independent protein translocase subunit TatA: MFRNGLEPWHIILVVVVFILLFGYKKLPEAARGLGKSLRILKSETRAMRDDHSSETTSEDGSGTARPGALGSPQAPAAERAAEQPKDERRTA; this comes from the coding sequence ATGTTCAGGAACGGGCTCGAGCCGTGGCACATCATCCTCGTGGTGGTGGTCTTCATCCTGCTTTTCGGGTACAAGAAACTTCCCGAAGCCGCCCGTGGCCTGGGCAAATCCCTGCGCATCCTGAAGTCCGAGACGCGGGCGATGCGGGACGACCACTCCTCGGAGACCACGAGCGAGGACGGCTCCGGCACCGCACGGCCGGGGGCGCTCGGCTCACCGCAGGCGCCCGCCGCCGAACGCGCCGCCGAGCAGCCCAAGGACGAACGGCGCACCGCCTGA
- a CDS encoding DedA family protein: MNVLTHGSQLALNPLDPNSLLSSFGAVGVLVVLFAETGLLVGFFLPGDSLLFTAGLFTTTGSTAVLHLPLGWVLAAAAAGALLGAQTGYLIGRRGGPALLARTKNPKLHQAVERSGELLAKYGYGKAIVLARFIPLVRTVLNPMAGALGVPASTFTTWQVVGGLLWSLGVTLAGHALGSTIPNIDHYLLPIVALVVVVSLIPVALEIRRARRAPAGGS; encoded by the coding sequence ATGAACGTACTCACCCACGGGTCCCAGCTGGCCCTCAATCCGCTGGATCCCAACTCGCTGCTGTCGTCGTTCGGCGCCGTCGGCGTCCTCGTGGTGCTCTTCGCCGAGACCGGGCTGCTGGTGGGTTTCTTCCTGCCGGGTGACTCGCTGCTGTTCACCGCGGGGCTGTTCACCACCACCGGCTCCACCGCGGTGCTCCACCTGCCGCTGGGCTGGGTGCTGGCCGCCGCCGCGGCCGGGGCGCTGCTCGGGGCGCAGACCGGCTATCTGATCGGCCGGCGCGGCGGACCGGCGCTGCTGGCCCGGACGAAGAACCCCAAGCTGCACCAGGCGGTGGAACGCTCCGGTGAGCTGCTGGCCAAGTACGGCTACGGCAAGGCGATCGTGCTGGCCCGGTTCATCCCGCTGGTGCGCACCGTGCTCAACCCGATGGCCGGCGCCCTGGGCGTGCCCGCGTCGACGTTCACCACGTGGCAGGTGGTCGGCGGGCTGCTGTGGAGCCTCGGGGTGACGCTGGCCGGCCACGCGCTCGGCTCGACGATCCCCAACATCGACCACTACCTGCTGCCGATCGTGGCGCTGGTGGTCGTGGTCTCGCTGATCCCGGTGGCGCTGGAGATCCGCCGGGCCCGGCGCGCCCCGGCGGGCGGTTCCTGA
- a CDS encoding GbsR/MarR family transcriptional regulator — protein sequence MPGGRLTQQERQQIALGLADGLAYAEIARRLDRPTSTITREVMRNGGPTAYRADLAHRATEHRARRRRQAASRGPEVAGRTHGRDAEAVRAYEETFTTVLIQSGTPRMMARVLSCLCLSDAGSLTASELVERLQVSPASISKAVAYLESQGLVRRERDERRRERYVVDDDVWYQSMMASARGTAHLAEVAREGVGVLGPATPAGARLENIARFVAFVSESIARAADQAREVLHTKPGPASDG from the coding sequence ATGCCGGGAGGCAGGCTCACCCAGCAGGAACGCCAGCAGATCGCGCTGGGGCTGGCCGACGGCCTCGCCTACGCGGAGATCGCCAGGCGCCTCGACCGTCCGACCTCGACGATCACCCGCGAGGTCATGCGCAACGGCGGCCCCACCGCCTACCGCGCCGACCTCGCCCACCGCGCCACAGAACACCGCGCCCGCCGACGCCGGCAGGCCGCGTCCCGCGGGCCGGAGGTGGCCGGGCGGACCCACGGTCGCGACGCGGAGGCGGTGCGCGCGTACGAGGAGACGTTCACCACCGTCCTCATACAGTCCGGCACGCCCAGGATGATGGCCCGGGTGCTCTCCTGTCTCTGCCTCAGCGACGCGGGCAGCCTCACGGCGTCCGAACTCGTCGAGCGCCTGCAGGTGAGCCCCGCGTCGATCTCCAAGGCGGTCGCGTACCTGGAGAGCCAGGGGCTCGTCCGCCGGGAGCGCGACGAGCGCCGCCGCGAGCGCTACGTCGTCGACGACGACGTCTGGTACCAGTCCATGATGGCCAGCGCCCGCGGCACCGCCCACCTCGCCGAGGTCGCCCGCGAGGGCGTCGGCGTCCTCGGCCCCGCCACCCCGGCCGGCGCCCGCCTGGAGAACATCGCCCGCTTCGTCGCCTTCGTCTCCGAGAGCATCGCCCGCGCGGCGGACCAGGCCCGCGAAGTCCTCCACACCAAGCCCGGACCCGCCTCCGACGGCTGA
- a CDS encoding M56 family metallopeptidase yields the protein MTWAVWAPLLAPLLAVPAARRLADFLPPRAAAALLTATAVLLALLSAGSLALLTAAGLLRLPVVAALGHLSAPLMRRDNPVALPIGVAAALTLTVALAAALHTARRHRAELSRAAGYAARHGGAGDLTVLPDPGADAYALPGRPGRVVVTAGMLRELDPRERAVLLAHERAHLRGRHHLLLICTDLAARLHPALLPLREPLSFHLERWADESAADAVGDRRLTARAVGRAALAASAAPARRRPAAALAAGAGPVPRRVAALLGTEQPGARRTASAPGRFAAAGAAVLAACVLASGVSALEAAQELHENIESAQSVEVAHDHPHDPAGHRFAPPESR from the coding sequence GTGACCTGGGCGGTGTGGGCGCCGCTGCTGGCACCGCTGCTGGCGGTGCCGGCCGCGCGGCGGCTCGCCGACTTCCTGCCGCCCCGGGCCGCGGCGGCGCTGCTGACCGCCACCGCCGTGCTGCTGGCGCTGCTGAGCGCCGGGTCGCTGGCGCTGCTGACCGCGGCCGGGCTGCTGCGGCTGCCGGTGGTGGCCGCGCTGGGCCATCTGTCCGCCCCGCTGATGCGCCGGGACAACCCGGTCGCGCTGCCGATCGGGGTGGCCGCCGCGCTGACGCTCACCGTCGCGCTGGCCGCCGCGCTGCACACCGCGCGGCGGCACCGGGCCGAGCTGTCACGGGCCGCCGGGTACGCGGCACGGCACGGCGGCGCCGGTGATCTGACGGTGCTGCCCGACCCGGGCGCGGACGCCTACGCGCTGCCGGGGCGGCCGGGCCGGGTGGTGGTCACCGCCGGGATGCTGCGCGAGCTGGACCCGCGCGAGCGCGCGGTGCTGCTCGCCCATGAACGCGCCCACCTGCGCGGCCGCCACCATCTGCTGCTGATCTGCACCGACCTGGCGGCCCGCCTCCACCCGGCGCTGCTGCCGCTGCGCGAGCCGCTCTCGTTCCATCTGGAGCGGTGGGCGGACGAGTCGGCGGCCGACGCCGTGGGGGACCGGCGGCTGACCGCCCGCGCGGTGGGCCGGGCGGCGCTGGCCGCGTCGGCGGCGCCGGCCCGGCGGCGGCCGGCCGCGGCGCTGGCGGCCGGGGCGGGTCCGGTGCCGCGCCGGGTCGCGGCGCTGCTCGGTACCGAGCAGCCGGGGGCCCGCCGGACGGCGTCGGCCCCGGGACGGTTCGCCGCGGCGGGCGCCGCCGTGCTCGCCGCCTGTGTGCTCGCCTCCGGCGTCAGCGCCCTGGAGGCGGCCCAGGAACTGCACGAGAACATCGAGTCGGCGCAGAGCGTCGAGGTGGCCCACGACCACCCGCACGACCCCGCCGGGCACCGGTTCGCGCCGCCGGAGAGCCGGTGA
- a CDS encoding BlaI/MecI/CopY family transcriptional regulator, with the protein MTDIARRPAGELEAEVLAALWAARTPLTPPQVQQSLGGTLARTTVATILARLHDKGTVVRTRTGRAYAYTPAVEDEAALAARRMHTELEKGDDRSGVLARFVSRLSPDDERVLRGLLAQAGGAGGPADEAGGLR; encoded by the coding sequence GTGACGGACATCGCACGCCGCCCGGCCGGCGAACTGGAGGCAGAGGTGCTCGCCGCCCTGTGGGCCGCCCGCACCCCGCTGACCCCGCCGCAGGTCCAGCAGTCGCTGGGCGGCACCCTGGCGCGCACCACGGTGGCCACCATTCTGGCCCGGCTGCACGACAAGGGAACGGTGGTGCGCACCCGGACCGGGCGCGCCTACGCGTACACCCCGGCGGTGGAGGACGAGGCGGCGCTCGCCGCCCGCCGGATGCACACCGAGCTGGAGAAGGGCGACGACCGCTCCGGCGTGCTGGCCCGTTTCGTCTCCCGGCTCTCCCCCGACGACGAGCGGGTGCTGCGCGGACTGCTGGCCCAGGCCGGCGGTGCGGGCGGACCCGCGGACGAGGCCGGGGGCCTGCGGTGA
- a CDS encoding phosphatase PAP2 family protein, translating into MLALPTADVAHSTLSNLAFDGSQIDGGLFSEVTGWARSAPGWFDTVVKDWSAYGIVIFAVFMVLAWWSARRQPPVTMARVLSAPVVVVLAYVVNDLLKSVVKEVRPCRQIPHTFHLEACAASNDWAFPSNHTVVAFSAALALFLANRKIGRVALLAAVLMGASRVWVGAHYPHDVAVGAVVGLVLAAAFTVPLGRVGGPIVARARSGRLGPFLDGGPVAAHRRV; encoded by the coding sequence GTGCTCGCATTGCCCACCGCCGATGTGGCCCACAGCACCCTCAGTAATCTGGCTTTCGACGGTTCGCAGATCGACGGCGGGCTGTTCTCCGAGGTCACCGGGTGGGCGCGGAGCGCTCCGGGCTGGTTCGACACCGTGGTGAAGGACTGGTCGGCCTACGGGATCGTGATCTTCGCCGTCTTCATGGTGCTCGCCTGGTGGTCGGCGCGCCGGCAGCCCCCGGTCACCATGGCCCGGGTGCTGAGCGCGCCGGTGGTCGTGGTGCTCGCGTACGTCGTCAACGACCTGCTCAAGTCGGTCGTCAAGGAAGTACGCCCGTGCCGGCAGATCCCGCACACCTTCCACCTGGAGGCCTGCGCCGCCTCCAACGACTGGGCGTTCCCCAGCAACCACACGGTGGTCGCCTTCTCCGCCGCGCTGGCGCTCTTTCTGGCCAACCGCAAGATCGGCCGGGTGGCGCTGCTCGCGGCGGTGCTGATGGGCGCCTCCCGGGTCTGGGTGGGCGCGCACTACCCGCACGACGTGGCCGTGGGCGCGGTGGTCGGCCTGGTGCTGGCGGCGGCGTTCACCGTGCCGCTGGGCCGGGTCGGCGGGCCGATCGTGGCCCGGGCCCGCTCCGGACGCCTCGGCCCCTTCCTGGACGGCGGTCCCGTCGCCGCCCACCGCCGGGTCTGA
- a CDS encoding class I SAM-dependent methyltransferase: protein MATRKLRVNRSAITHKVRYAVRNPERIVPYVKRTARDSWLRVKYPNHVDYYRAVMASDAARSPEAAVGSRSHERWLALGRMQFDYLREHGLAPHHRMLEIGCGNLRAGWRFIELLEPGHYYGMDISPDILIAAKKTVAERGLQDKLPYLTVTHDLTFDFLPDNHFDVVHAHSVFSHSPITVIDECLAHVGRVLAPGGFFDFTFDRTEGPEHHVLREDFYYRTETLVRLAARHGLEATFMADWEKRPHGQSKIRVTVPKS, encoded by the coding sequence GTGGCCACCAGGAAACTGCGCGTCAACCGCAGCGCCATCACCCACAAGGTCCGCTACGCCGTCCGCAACCCCGAGCGGATCGTGCCCTACGTCAAGCGCACCGCCCGGGACAGCTGGCTGCGTGTGAAGTACCCCAACCATGTGGACTATTACCGCGCGGTGATGGCCTCCGACGCCGCCCGCAGCCCGGAGGCGGCGGTGGGCAGCCGCAGCCACGAGCGCTGGCTGGCGCTGGGCCGGATGCAGTTCGACTACCTGCGCGAGCACGGCCTCGCCCCGCACCACCGGATGCTGGAGATCGGCTGCGGCAACCTGCGGGCCGGCTGGCGCTTCATCGAACTGCTGGAACCGGGCCACTACTACGGCATGGACATCTCGCCCGACATCCTCATCGCCGCCAAGAAGACCGTGGCCGAACGCGGGCTCCAGGACAAGCTGCCCTACCTGACCGTCACCCACGACCTGACCTTCGACTTCCTGCCCGACAACCACTTCGACGTGGTGCACGCGCACAGCGTCTTCTCCCACTCGCCGATCACCGTCATCGACGAGTGCCTGGCGCACGTGGGCCGCGTCCTCGCCCCCGGCGGCTTCTTCGACTTCACCTTCGACCGCACCGAGGGCCCCGAACACCACGTGCTGCGCGAGGACTTCTACTACCGCACCGAGACCCTGGTGCGGCTCGCCGCCCGGCACGGGCTGGAGGCGACGTTCATGGCGGACTGGGAGAAGCGCCCGCACGGCCAGTCGAAGATCCGCGTCACCGTCCCGAAGAGTTGA
- a CDS encoding N-acetylmuramoyl-L-alanine amidase: MDEPEEHRPTRRRLVLAGLALGGAAAAAGIVARRSAGAAPSAQGHGHPAAGSRSGAVDFAAASWRPASTANYTAADRPHSHPIDLVVVHVTQETFDNTIRVFQDPAHAATAHYVVRSADGRVAQCVRERDIAWHAGNWAYNTRSVGIEHEGWVDRPEFFTDAMYRASAALTAGVCARYGIPRDRDHIIGHSQVPGTDHTDPGPGWDWARYLRLVNSSGR; the protein is encoded by the coding sequence ATGGACGAGCCGGAAGAGCACCGTCCCACCCGGCGCCGGCTGGTGCTCGCCGGGCTCGCGCTGGGCGGGGCCGCCGCTGCCGCCGGGATCGTGGCGCGCCGCTCCGCCGGGGCCGCCCCGTCCGCCCAGGGCCACGGACACCCGGCCGCCGGGTCCCGTTCCGGCGCCGTGGACTTCGCGGCGGCGAGCTGGCGTCCGGCGAGCACCGCCAACTACACGGCCGCCGACCGCCCGCACAGCCACCCGATCGACCTGGTCGTCGTCCACGTCACCCAGGAGACGTTCGACAACACCATCCGGGTCTTCCAGGACCCGGCGCACGCGGCCACCGCGCACTACGTCGTCCGCTCCGCCGACGGCCGCGTCGCCCAGTGCGTACGCGAACGCGACATCGCCTGGCACGCCGGGAACTGGGCGTACAACACCCGCAGCGTCGGCATCGAGCACGAAGGCTGGGTCGACCGGCCGGAGTTCTTCACCGACGCGATGTACCGCGCCTCGGCCGCCCTGACCGCCGGCGTCTGCGCCCGGTACGGCATCCCCCGCGACCGCGACCACATCATCGGCCACAGCCAGGTGCCCGGCACCGACCACACCGATCCGGGCCCCGGCTGGGACTGGGCGCGCTACCTGCGGCTGGTCAACTCTTCGGGACGGTGA
- a CDS encoding DUF4097 family beta strand repeat-containing protein → MQKFATAAPVTAVLDVPAGRVQFIAADRADTTVEVRPANAAKGRDVKAAEETTVEYADGVLRIRTERKNQHLGPSGAVEVTVQLPAGSQVEARTDAVELRAVGRLGDVAFQGAYRQIKIDEAAAVRLTAVDGDVEIGRLGGPAEISTSRGDIRIAEAVRGTVELTTQYGDISIGAAAGVSASLDAGTSSGRVSNTLKNDGTAGLRIRATTAGGDITARGL, encoded by the coding sequence ATGCAGAAGTTCGCCACCGCCGCCCCCGTCACCGCCGTCCTCGACGTCCCCGCGGGCCGCGTCCAGTTCATCGCCGCCGACCGCGCCGACACCACGGTCGAGGTCCGGCCGGCGAACGCCGCCAAGGGCCGCGACGTGAAGGCGGCGGAGGAGACCACCGTCGAGTACGCCGACGGCGTCCTGCGGATCCGTACCGAGCGGAAGAACCAGCACCTCGGCCCCTCCGGCGCCGTCGAGGTGACGGTGCAGCTGCCCGCCGGCTCCCAGGTCGAGGCACGGACGGACGCCGTCGAGCTGCGGGCCGTCGGCCGCCTCGGGGACGTCGCCTTCCAGGGCGCGTACCGCCAGATCAAGATCGACGAGGCCGCCGCCGTCCGCCTCACCGCGGTCGACGGCGACGTGGAGATCGGCCGGCTCGGCGGCCCCGCCGAGATCAGCACCTCACGGGGCGACATCCGGATCGCCGAGGCCGTGCGCGGCACCGTCGAACTCACCACCCAGTACGGCGACATCTCGATCGGCGCCGCCGCCGGGGTCTCCGCCTCCCTGGACGCCGGCACCTCCTCCGGCCGCGTCAGCAACACCCTCAAGAACGACGGCACCGCCGGGCTCCGGATCCGCGCCACCACCGCCGGCGGCGACATCACCGCCCGCGGCCTGTAA
- a CDS encoding ATP-binding cassette domain-containing protein: MTPRTVPAARRGRLTVWTAGSGRHRTGSGPAALHAVRLGYRHRGGRWVLWGCDLVVPAGEIVVLAGASGAGKSTLLRLAAGLSRPTTGWLTVVGAAPGSARARRGCAFVGQDAPLYPHFTVADTLRLGRELNRGWDDRAAHAVVRSAGIGPGDRVGALPPAARTRVALALALGKRPELLLLDEPLTGLDPAARRDLLAPVLADHARRGTTVLLSVRELSDVTEPAAAVGRAA, encoded by the coding sequence ATGACACCTCGTACCGTGCCCGCCGCGCGGCGGGGCCGACTCACCGTCTGGACGGCCGGGTCCGGGCGCCACCGCACCGGCTCCGGACCCGCCGCGCTGCACGCCGTTCGGCTGGGGTACCGGCACCGGGGTGGGCGTTGGGTGCTGTGGGGGTGTGATCTGGTGGTGCCGGCCGGGGAGATCGTCGTGTTGGCGGGGGCGAGCGGGGCGGGGAAGAGTACGTTGCTGCGGCTCGCCGCCGGGCTGTCGCGGCCGACGACCGGGTGGTTGACGGTGGTCGGGGCCGCGCCGGGCAGTGCGCGGGCCCGTCGGGGGTGCGCCTTCGTGGGGCAGGACGCCCCGCTCTACCCGCACTTCACCGTCGCCGACACGCTGCGCCTGGGCCGGGAGCTCAACCGGGGGTGGGACGACCGGGCCGCGCACGCCGTGGTGCGGTCGGCCGGCATCGGGCCCGGCGACCGGGTCGGCGCCCTGCCGCCCGCCGCGCGGACCCGGGTCGCCCTCGCTCTCGCTCTCGGTAAACGGCCTGAACTGCTGCTGCTGGACGAGCCGTTGACCGGCCTGGACCCGGCCGCCCGGCGCGACCTGCTCGCACCGGTGCTGGCCGATCACGCCCGGCGCGGCACCACCGTGCTGCTCTCCGTCCGCGAGCTGAGCGACGTGACCGAGCCGGCCGCCGCCGTGGGGCGGGCCGCGTGA